TTGCTGGCGGCGCTGGAGCCGGAGGCCCTCGAGGCCTACCTGGCCCAAACCCCCCTGCGCCCCCTCACCCCCCACACCCTCACCGACCCGGCCCGGCTCCGCCAGGAACTCGAGCGGGTGCGGCGGCAGGGGTACGCCCTGGTGGATCAGGAGCTCGAGCTCGGCCTGCGGTCGGTGGCGGTGCCGGTGCGAAACGCCCGGGGCCGGGTGCTGGCGGCCATGAACGTGGGGGTGCAGGCCGGGCGGGTGAGCCGGGAGGAGCTTATGGAGCGGGTGCTGCCGGTGCTGCGGCAGGCCGCGGACTCGCTGGTGCCGCTCTTGGGGGTCTAGAGGTAGTTATGACGCGCTTTGCTAAGGTAAACGGTCTGGTTCTGCACTACCGGCTCGAGGGGGCCGGGCCCCCGGTGGTCTTCATCAACTCGCTGGGCAGCGACCTGCGCATCTGGGACGCCCAGGCCGAGGGGCTGGCCCCCCACTTCCAGGTGCTGCGCTACGACAAGCGCGGCCACGGCCTCTCCGAGGCCCCACCCCCGCCCTACGCCCTGGCCGACCACACCCGGGATTTGAAGGCCCTGCTCGACCACCTGGCGCTGGAGCAGGTCAGCCTGGTGGGCATCTCGGTGGGGGGACTGATCGCCCTCGACTTCGCCCGCACCTACCCCGAGCGTACCCGCGCCCTGGTGCTGATGGACACCGGGGCCCGCATCGGAAGCGTGGAGAGCTGGAACGAGCGCATCCGGGCCATCCAGGAGACCTCGCTGGCCGAGGTGGCCAGGGGGGTCATCGCCCGCTGGTTCACCCCGGCCTTCTTCCAGGAGAAACCCGCTGTGGCTCAGGGTTACTACCACATGCTTGCGCGCACCCCGGTGGAGGGCTATATAGGCACCTGCGCGGCCCTGCGCGACGCCGACCTGCGCGGGGGGCTGGGGGCGGTGCGGGTTCCGGCCCTGGTGCTGTGCGGGGCCCAGGATCCCTCCACCCCCCCTGCCCTCTCGGAGGCCCTGGCCCAGGAGCTCAGGGCCCCCCTGCGGCTCCTCGAGGGGGCCGCTCACCTGCCTTGCATCGAGCAGCCCGAAGCCACCCTGAGCGAGATTCGCGCCTTCTTGGAGGTCTACGGTGGACGATAGGTACGAACGCGGCCTCAAAAACCGCCGGGCGGTGCTGGGGGCGGAGTACGTGGCCCAGGCCCAGGCCCGCACCACCCCCTTTGACGCCGACTTCCAGCGCTTCATCACCGAGTACGCCTGGGGCGAGGTCTGGGGGCGGGAGGGGCTTTCGCGCAAGACCCGCCACCTCCTCACCCTGGCCCTGCTGGCGGCTTTGGGCCACGAGCACGAGCTGGAGATGCACCTTCGGGCCACCGCCCGCACCGGGGTGAGCCCGGAGGAGGTGCGCGAGGTGTTCATGCAGGTCGCGGTCTACGCCGGCCTTCCGGCGGCCAACCGGGCCTTTGCCATTGCCAAGGAGGTTTTGAAGGAGGAGATATGAGCCACCACGAGAGCCCAAGCCGCGTGCTGGACTGGAGTATCCAGCCCCCCTACCTCTATAGCCCCTACGTGGCCACCGTGCGCCGGGCCCCGCACCACCCCCTGGTGCCTTTGCCGACCTCGCTGTTGGAGCGCACCGGCCCGGTCTACGGCGAGGGGGATATCGGCCCTTTGGACCACGACCTGACCAAGAACGCGACCAAGAACGGCGAGCCTTTGGGCGAGCGGATCATCGTGACGGGCCGGGTGCTCGACGAGAGCGGCCGGGGGGTGCCGGGGGTTCTGCTTGAAATCTGGCAGGCCAACGCCGCCGGGCGCTACATCCACAAGAACGACCAGCACGACGCCCCCCTCGACCCCAACTTCGTGGGAGCCGGGCGCACCCTGACCGACGACCAGGGCTACTACCGCTTCATCACCATCAAGCCGGGGGCCTACCCCTGGCGCAACCACCACAACGCCTGGCGGCCCGCCCACATCCACTTCTCCCTGATTGGGCGCAACTTCAGCGAGCGGTTGGTGACCCAGATGTACTTCCCCGGCGACCCCTTGCTCCAGTACGACCCCATCTACCAGGGCATCCCCAACATCAAGGCCCGCGAGCGGCTCATCTCGAGCTTCGACATCGAGACCACCCGCCCCGAGTGGGCCCTGGGCTACCGCTTCGACATCGTGCTGGCCGGCTACGACCGCACCTACTTCGAGGAGGAGCACTGATGCGCCCCCAGTCGCCCAGCCAGACCGTGGGCCCCTTCTTCGCCTTCGCCCTGGTGCGCGAGGGGGGCAATGTTTTGGTAAACGAGGAGACCCAGGGCGAGCACATCCTCCTGCGCGGGCAGGTGCTCGACGGGGACGCTCAGCCGGTGGATGACGCCTTGGTGGAGATCTGGCAGGCCGACGCCCAGGGGCGCTTTCGCCACCCCGCCGACCCCAACTACGCCCTGGCCGACCCCCACTTCCGCGGCTTTGGCCGTTCGGGCACCGCCTCGGGGGGCTTCTGGTTCCGCACCGTCAAGCCCGGCCCGGTGCCCCCCAGCCCGGTGCCCTGCATTGCGGTGCGGGTCTTCGCCCGGGGGATGCTTATCCACGCGGTGAGCCGCCTCTACTTCTCCGACCACGACAATACCCAAGACCCCCTCTTCGCCAGCCTGGATCCAGAGCGCCGGGAAACCCTGGTGGCCGAGCGCCAGCTCACCCCGGCCGGGGTGGTCTACCGCTGGGACATCCGGCTGCAGGGGCCGCGCGAGACGGTTTTCTTCGACCTCTAGTATGGCCTATCTACCCCAGGAAAGCAGGCTCTTTGGCCGGGTCTTCGGCGATGCGGAGATGGCCGCGCTGTTCTCGGATGAGCGGGGGCTTGGGGCGATGCTCGAGGTCGAAGGGGCTTTGGCCTGGGCCCAGGCCGAGCTGGGCCTGATTCCCCTCGAGGCCGCCCAAGCGATTGAGCGAGCCATCGCGGGCTTTGCCCCCGACTGGGAGGCCCTGGCCCGGGCCACCGAGCGCGACGGGGTGCCGGTGGCCGGGCTGGTTTCGGCGCTGCGCCGGGCGGTGGGGGCCCCCTACGAGCGCTACCTGCACTACGGGGCCACCACCCAGGACATCCTGGACACCGCCCTGGTGCTGCGGCTGCGCGAGGCCCTGGCCCTTTTGGAGGGCCGCTTGCGCGGGGTGCTTCGCCACCTGCTAAAGCTGGCCCAGCGCCACCTCCAGACCCCCATGGCCGGGCGCACCCACGCCCAGCAGGCCCTGCCCATTCCCTTCGGCTTCAAGGTGGCGGGCTGGATGGCCCCGTTGCTTCGGCACCTGGAGCGGCTGGAGGAGCTCAGGGGGCGGCTTTTGGTGGTGCAGCTTGGGGGGGCGGTGGGCACCCTGGCGGCTTTGGGGCCGGATGGCCCCCGGGTGCAGGAGGCCCTGGCCCGGCGGCTGGGGCTGGGCCTGCCCCCCATCCCCTGGCACACCGCCCGCGACAACCTAGCCGAGCTGGCGGGCTGGCTCTCTTTGCTCAGCGGCAGCCTGGGTAAGATGGCCCAGGACATCCTGCTCCTGGCCCAAAGCGAGGTGGGCGAGGTGCGCGAGAGCGCCCAGGAGGGGCGGGGCGGCTCCTCCACCCTGCCGCAGAAGAGCAACCCGGTGCAAAGCGAGGTGGTGGTGGCCGCGGCCCGGGCCAACGCGGCGCTTTTGGCGGCGCTGCACCAGGCCCAGATCGCCGAGCACGAGCGGGCCACCCACGCCTGGCAGCTCGAGTGGCTCACCCTGCCCTCCATGTTCGCCCACGCCGCCGCCGCGTTGAAGCAGGCCCTCGAGCTCTGCCAAAACCTGGTGGTGGACGAGGCGCGGATGCGGGCCAACCTGGCCGCCTCCCAGGGGCTTTTGCTGGCCGAGGCCCTGCAGTTCGCCCTGGCCCCCCACCTGGGGATGGAGCCGGCCAAGGCCCTCTTGCGCGAGGCGGTGCGGGTGGCCCAGGCCGAGGGGCGGCACCTGGTGGAGGTGGTGCGGGAGCGGGTGGAAGCGCCCCTGCCTTGGGACTCATTTCGGGAAGAAGCCTACCTGGGCGCCGGGCCGCACTTCGCCGCGCGGGTGCTGGCCTGGGCCCGAGATTTGCTTAGGGAGGAAGCTTGAAGAAGGTACCCCAGATTACCCCCGAGGAAGCCGCCGCCATGGTCAAAGACGGCGATGTGCTCCTGGTGGGCGGCTTTGGCATGACCGGCAACCCGGTGCACCTGCTGCACGCCCTAGCCGAGCGCCCGGTGAAGAACCTCGTCTATGTGGCCAACAACGTGGGCGAGGCCGGGCTGGGCGGGGGGCGGCTTTTGCGCAACGGACAGATTAAAAAGGCCATCGGCTCCTACTTCACCTCCAACCCCGAGGCGGTGCAGGCTGCCTTGCGGGGGGAGCTCGAGGTGGAGCTCATCCCCCAGGGTTCCCTGGCCGAGGCCCTGCGGGCCGGGGGGGCCGGGCTGGGCGGCTTCTACACCCCCACCGCCGCCGGCACCCTGCTGGCCAAGGGCCGCGAGACCCGCGTCATCGGAGGCAAGGAGTACGTCTTCGTCGAGCCCATCCGGGGCAACGTGGCCTTCATCCGAGCCTGGAAGGCCGACACCGCCGGGAACCTGGTCTACCGCATGACCGAGCAGAACTTCAACAAGGCCATGGCCACCGCCGCCGATTTGGTGATTGCCGAAGTGGAGCAAATTGTGCCGGTGGGCGAGCTAGACCCCAACCACATCCACACCCCCGGTTGCTACGTGGACTACTTGGTGGAGGCCAAGATGACCCCGGAGCTGCTGGGTTCCTCGGCCTCGGTGGAGGGGAGTAAAAAGGCCGACCCCAAGCGCCTGGCCATGGCCCGCCGGGCCCTGCAAGAGCTCAAGCCCGGCGACGTGGTCAACCTGGGCATCGGCATCCCCACCCTGGTGGCCGACCTGATTACCCCCGAGATGGGCATCATCCTGCACACCGAGAACGGGATGCTGGGGGTAGGCCCGGCCCCGGAGGAAGGCGGGGCCATGGACTACCCCGTCAACGCCGGCAAGATTCCCGTGACCGCCCTGCCCGGGGCCAGCTACTTCGACAGCGCCGACTCCTTCGCCATGATCCGCGGGGGGCACGTGGACGTGGCCATCATGGGCGGGCTCCAGGTAGATGAAAAGGCCAACCTGGCCAACTGGGCCGTACCCGGCAAGCCGCTATTGGGGGTGGGGGGCGCGATGGATCTGGCCTCGGGGGCCAAGAAGCTCATCATCACCATGACCCACACCAACCCCGACGGCTCCCCCAAGATTGTCCCCGAGTGCGACCTGCCCCTTACCGCAGTGGGAGCCGTCGATCTGGTCATCAGCGAACTGGCGGTGTTTGGCTACCCCGAGGGGCAGCTCACCCTTCTAGAGCTGATGCCAGGGGCTACCCTGGAGGAGGTGCGGGCCAAGACTGCGGCCCGGTTTGTGGAGGCGCTGGGCTAATACCAAGTTAGGGCGCGTAATCAACTGTCAGCGACGCATAGGATGGGGGTGGGCCGTGGGAGATAGGTGGTGGATTTTCAACACCTACCCCATACTCCCTACCTCCCAGAGCGCTCTTCACAAATATCGAGCCATCGGGGACTAATGGTCTGGTAACAAAATACGCAGTATGGGGTTTAGCCTTCAGAACGCGCCGTGTCTCGTAAACCTGGGCCTTCGGTGTCTTGCCTGTACGGTCATGCAAAAAGCACCCCACCCCGCTTCGCCCCTTCCCTCCCCTACTGCGTAGGGGAGGCCAGGTGGGGTGGCTGACCTGGCCCTTCACGCAGCGGATTGGGGGCCTTGCCTGATACCCTCCCCCACCCTCCCTACGCGGTAGGGAGGGCGTTTTTAGGCCATCTCGAGGGCCGAAGTGGGATGGAATCTCTACAACGATGTATTCGGGGTGCGGTACAAAACTTCGGAAATTTATTTACCAGACCACTAATACCGGATTCAAAAAGATACTCTTCAAAACCAAAAACCCAGAGGCTATCTTTTTGAATCCTAGAGCACTCCCTTCGGTCGGGTTAGTTTGCCACCATTCGGTGACGAACTACCCGAATCTGGTATTAGTCCCGGACGGAACAGGGGCTGCCTGGAAACTCGAAACCCAAGCACCCGTGGGCCGGGCCCGGCCCACGCCC
This genomic stretch from Meiothermus sp. harbors:
- a CDS encoding 3-oxoacid CoA-transferase; its protein translation is MKKVPQITPEEAAAMVKDGDVLLVGGFGMTGNPVHLLHALAERPVKNLVYVANNVGEAGLGGGRLLRNGQIKKAIGSYFTSNPEAVQAALRGELEVELIPQGSLAEALRAGGAGLGGFYTPTAAGTLLAKGRETRVIGGKEYVFVEPIRGNVAFIRAWKADTAGNLVYRMTEQNFNKAMATAADLVIAEVEQIVPVGELDPNHIHTPGCYVDYLVEAKMTPELLGSSASVEGSKKADPKRLAMARRALQELKPGDVVNLGIGIPTLVADLITPEMGIILHTENGMLGVGPAPEEGGAMDYPVNAGKIPVTALPGASYFDSADSFAMIRGGHVDVAIMGGLQVDEKANLANWAVPGKPLLGVGGAMDLASGAKKLIITMTHTNPDGSPKIVPECDLPLTAVGAVDLVISELAVFGYPEGQLTLLELMPGATLEEVRAKTAARFVEALG
- the pcaB gene encoding 3-carboxy-cis,cis-muconate cycloisomerase, producing MAYLPQESRLFGRVFGDAEMAALFSDERGLGAMLEVEGALAWAQAELGLIPLEAAQAIERAIAGFAPDWEALARATERDGVPVAGLVSALRRAVGAPYERYLHYGATTQDILDTALVLRLREALALLEGRLRGVLRHLLKLAQRHLQTPMAGRTHAQQALPIPFGFKVAGWMAPLLRHLERLEELRGRLLVVQLGGAVGTLAALGPDGPRVQEALARRLGLGLPPIPWHTARDNLAELAGWLSLLSGSLGKMAQDILLLAQSEVGEVRESAQEGRGGSSTLPQKSNPVQSEVVVAAARANAALLAALHQAQIAEHERATHAWQLEWLTLPSMFAHAAAALKQALELCQNLVVDEARMRANLAASQGLLLAEALQFALAPHLGMEPAKALLREAVRVAQAEGRHLVEVVRERVEAPLPWDSFREEAYLGAGPHFAARVLAWARDLLREEA
- the pcaC gene encoding 4-carboxymuconolactone decarboxylase; this encodes MDDRYERGLKNRRAVLGAEYVAQAQARTTPFDADFQRFITEYAWGEVWGREGLSRKTRHLLTLALLAALGHEHELEMHLRATARTGVSPEEVREVFMQVAVYAGLPAANRAFAIAKEVLKEEI
- the pcaG gene encoding protocatechuate 3,4-dioxygenase subunit alpha, whose protein sequence is MRPQSPSQTVGPFFAFALVREGGNVLVNEETQGEHILLRGQVLDGDAQPVDDALVEIWQADAQGRFRHPADPNYALADPHFRGFGRSGTASGGFWFRTVKPGPVPPSPVPCIAVRVFARGMLIHAVSRLYFSDHDNTQDPLFASLDPERRETLVAERQLTPAGVVYRWDIRLQGPRETVFFDL
- the pcaH gene encoding protocatechuate 3,4-dioxygenase subunit beta, producing the protein MSHHESPSRVLDWSIQPPYLYSPYVATVRRAPHHPLVPLPTSLLERTGPVYGEGDIGPLDHDLTKNATKNGEPLGERIIVTGRVLDESGRGVPGVLLEIWQANAAGRYIHKNDQHDAPLDPNFVGAGRTLTDDQGYYRFITIKPGAYPWRNHHNAWRPAHIHFSLIGRNFSERLVTQMYFPGDPLLQYDPIYQGIPNIKARERLISSFDIETTRPEWALGYRFDIVLAGYDRTYFEEEH
- the pcaD gene encoding 3-oxoadipate enol-lactonase, whose translation is MTRFAKVNGLVLHYRLEGAGPPVVFINSLGSDLRIWDAQAEGLAPHFQVLRYDKRGHGLSEAPPPPYALADHTRDLKALLDHLALEQVSLVGISVGGLIALDFARTYPERTRALVLMDTGARIGSVESWNERIRAIQETSLAEVARGVIARWFTPAFFQEKPAVAQGYYHMLARTPVEGYIGTCAALRDADLRGGLGAVRVPALVLCGAQDPSTPPALSEALAQELRAPLRLLEGAAHLPCIEQPEATLSEIRAFLEVYGGR